In Seriola aureovittata isolate HTS-2021-v1 ecotype China chromosome 17, ASM2101889v1, whole genome shotgun sequence, a genomic segment contains:
- the rras gene encoding ras-related protein R-Ras has product MSGEEERFKLVVVGGGGVGKSALTIQFIQSYFVSDYDPTIEDSYTKICTVDGKETRLDILDTAGQEEFGAMREQYMRSGEGFLLVFALNDRGSYHEVQKFHTQILRVKDRDDFPMVLVGNKADLEQQRVISREDAQAFARENRIHYMEASAKNRYNVDEAFLELVQIIRRFQEMESPPPPARHSGKQNSGGCPCVLL; this is encoded by the exons ATGAGTGGCGAAGAGGAAAGATTCaaactggtggtggtgggaggagggggggtggggaaGAGCGCCCTCACCATCCAGTTCATCCAG TCCTACTTTGTGTCAGACTACGACCCCACCATCGAAGACTCCTACACCAAGATCTGTACCGTTGATGGAAAGGAGACCCGGCTAGACA tcttgGACACAGCAGGTCAGGAGGAGTTTGGGGCGATGAGGGAGCAGTACATGCGCTCAGGAGAAGGCTTCCTACTGGTGTTTGCACTCAACGACCGAGgaag CTACCATGAGGTCCAGAAATTCCACACCCAGATCCTGAGAGTGAAGGACCGGGACGACTTCCCCATGGTGCTGGTTGGAAACAAGGCTGACTTGGAACAGCAAAGAGTG ATCTCCAGGGAGGACGCTCAGGCCTTTGCCAGAGAGAACAGGATCCACTATATGGAGGCTTCAGCCAAGAACCGCTACAACGTGGATGAAGCCTTCCTGGAGCTGGTGCAGATCATCAG GCGGTTTCAGGAGATGGAgagtcctcctcctccggctCGTCACTCAGGCAAACAGAACAGTGGCGGCTGTCCCTGTGTCCTCCTCTGA